GCAGATAGTACTATGATTTTATGCTTAACGACTCTAGTTGTTCTTTAATTATTGACTTGTTTACTAATATcgtctttctttatttagaCTTCTTATTGCTTTGCCTGCAATACTCTTGATTCATGATCGACACAGTCACAGTATGACATCTTTTACAAAAACAAGAGTTATCCGTCTCCATAATTGAACCCACAGCCTTCTAACAAACGACGCGTAACGCAAAGAAAATACGGAGCACCTACGGAGAATTCACCTCCAGTAAAACACATGCCCCACAGCCTGTTCCCTGACAGCCAGCACCGTTAGGTTTGTTTCAAGTCTCAACTCTCCCTATTTTCTCCACCACCAATCATTGTCTAAAATACAGTACGTGCCATAACTAAGGTAACTGAGGCTCTTTTGTTCTGCAGGTACGCGCAgatctcttctccaacaaggTCCTTCATGCGATATCAAGGAGGTTGACGACGCGGCCTGCAGAGCTTGAGGCTGGGGTCGAGATCCAGTGGAATTGGCTTTTGAGGGATGAGATAAAGTTGTGGGATTTGTGAGAGCGTATCTTTGACTTTATTTTTACGGTTTCATCGTTCGTGTTGACGAAATCTATGCTACGATAGATGCGCAGTGCAACGGTACAGCATTGAGCGAGGTTGAGTCGGCAAAGTTCGATTGTAACCTCAATATCTCTAATCCTTCAGAAACCAATCGTCGTCGCTGTCTATGTCGTATACTCTATACAAACCATCGAAGCGGTTTGTCGTCATGTAACTATAGTCTAGCATCGCTGCTTGATGAACCTCCCATCATGTTGAACCGTGGGTATTTTCTTTCTCAATCAACCTCTCTGTCCGGAACATTCCATCTCTTGTCACTTCGCCTCTCACCAACTCATGACGCCTCGGCCACGATCAAATCCGCCTCGTAGCTGACGCTCAGGCTTGACCACCTTGCCTCTCAAGACTGTATATCGGATCAAGTTTTCACAATCTTCAGGCATGACGCGTGCCAACCAGATGCCCTGCGATGCGCCCACACTCTCCTCTGCTGAACCGTTCGTACCATTGCCGTTCTTCTCGACGCCATTTGTGCCATTCTGCTGCGCAGGAACCGGATCATCCAGACCAAACGCATTCGGCCGTCGGTAGATCATGACGTTGGCAGAGTACTTGTGTCCTCCCACATGGCTGATGTAGTAGATACCAACACCGCCAGGCCTCTCATCATGCAAGTCTCGATACAGACCCAACGGCCTTAGCTGGCGCTCAAACTCTTTTCTCAGAATCGGCGCACTCTGTGCACAACGCACATCGCGTGTTCGGTGACTGCACATAAGAATCACAGCGTTGTGAGGGCAGTCCTTCAGAGACACATCCGGGATCCCGGCCGCCGGGTCGGGAGACGGAAGAGAGGCCGGGAGCGGCGTGGGGTGAAGGGGAGAAGTGCTGGTCGGTGCCCGGTTGATAACCTGGGTGACAATCTGAGGCACACTGAGAGGGTGGACATTGTTAAGAAGCTTGAAGGCTGGCAGCAGTAAAAGAGTTGTGGGCTCAGAGTAGTCATCTGTGTCATGAGGCGTCGGCATATTGGATGCCGAAAGCTTGAGTTTCTGTGATCGTTAGCGCCTCAATCGTCAAGGTTCATGAGTGATGGGTGACATGAGGCAAAATACCCTCGTCCCATACATGAACTCATATGAGATAAAGACTCACCCCATTCGCAGGCTCCGCGGCCTTAGAAAAAGCCTCCATTACACTCCCCTTTTCATCCGCCACATCCCTCACCCAGTCCGTCTTGCCTGTTCCAACAAGGAGATGCGTACTCCAAGGCTCGACAAGTCCGTACAGcacatcatcctcctcaatcttgaagCCTCGAGGATACCTCACGGAGCAGTTTTCACAGTCGTGTAGGCATTCCTCGCCATCTACTTTTGGATCCGTCTTGGCGAAAAGCTCCGAAGACGAGGGCTTGGTGTCCTGCTTTGCAGATCCTCCGCCAAGCACGGAGCCCATGAGGTTCTTTAGTGAGAGGGCCATTCTCTGCTTTGCGGGCTTGTGCTGCGGAAGCCAGGACGGTACAGCGGCTGTTATGGAGGTTGAAGGGGAGGTAAGAGGAGGGGGGTTGTCGTgtgtggatgaggatgatagGGTCATGTTGTAATTAAGAGATCCAATCTTTCGGTAGATTTTAGGGCCGTTGACGTCTCCAGATGCCGTAGGTTCGGTTCGGAATGGGACAGTTTGATTGGCACTGATCCACTCGAATAACTAATTGGTAATGGATATACCAGCAAGCTTTTGGAGAATGGAGATGTTACTGATTGATAATCAGATGATCGATCagataattaattatactcCGTACGCTATAGCCAAATAATTTACcagcctaggtaggtaccgaAATGGAGGATGATTCAAATGGTGAGATCGTTTCCTTTTCTCTGCATTACCAATATCGAGTCCCCTATGGCTTCAAATAGCCCAAACATCTCGCTCTATTCCTTCGCTCTTTTGTCTCCCCCGTCTATCTCCGACCACCGAGCCTGACAGCCTGGTAACATGGCCCATGGGCACGTCATTAGATTGCATCGGCTCCCACAAAAAAAGTTATCAGATCCTGTCATTTTCAACCGTCGGGGTTCATCAAACCCTGGTCTCCAATTTCCAGCTCTGACGAACCCCAGAATTAATTACAGCATTTGTGCAAACACACTTCTTTAGACTGGCCCGTAGCCCCAGGTTTCTCTCATTCTTTACAAATgaataattaaggttttaaTTAAACTCAAGATTGAGATGTAACGGTCGTGTCAAGATCCGAAAACTAAGTATCCTCCTTCAAAAATCTCTGTCCTCGTGTCACTCAGGCCACTCATGTTCCTCAAAAAATCAGCAAAGGAATCATGCTATGCGGTAGCCTATTCAAATAATACAAAATGTTTAGCTATAGCTGCTTATAGCTTTCCCATCCCTAATGGTCGCCTCTGCCTGTCATCCGCTTTTCAATGCTTACGCGTTCTTCTTTCTAGCCTCATCATATCCCTCCTCTTCActgtcgtcatcctcgtcgtcacCCTCTGTCCTTTCTTGATCTGTCTTATGTCGCCTGTTCTTCATCGCCTCTCGAATCTTGCGACTCGCCTCATCAAATCCACCTGAAGAGTCCAAAGTGGTGAACCCACTGATAGGGAACCCACCAGATCCGAATCCACCCCCGCTGCTGCTTGATCTCGACCTGCTACGGGCTCTGGAAGGCGGCCGTGTAGAGAAGATGCCCACGTGACCAATATTGCTGAAGGAATCGTTGCGCGGGAGAGCTCGGCTAGATTGTGTCGTGCTTCGTCGCGACAGAGCTGGTGGGGTCTCGGGCTCATAGCCAGTACTGGACTGGTCGCTGTCTCTGCGGCGATGTGCCTTGGTGGCTGTGCTTGAGCCACCCTCGGCTTTGTACAGGTCGGGCACAAGTCGTGCCCtttcaaagtcatcaaacATCTCAGGCCCCAGCGTGTTGATAACATCTGTTACCTGAGCGCTCAGCTCGGCTCTTCGTTCTCGTAGCTTGTGGATGTTGTAGTTGGAGGTTGGTGTCAAGCAGAGGAGTAGCGGGCGCAGAGACTTGAAGATATCCATACCAACCTCACCAAAACGCAGCGATGCAAAAGTGATACCAACCATAAAGGGCCACAATGCGAAGTAAACCACCAGCAGCGGTACTCCCTCGGGAACATAACCCCAGAGACGGTCTTGCCACACTTTGAAAGTTATAATGGCCGAGTAGATATGATAGAGAGTGGGTGCAAAACCGATTGCCACAAGGATCTTCCAAGTCGCCATGACATCGCGGCCGCGAATCTTGACTGTAGAGCCCGCCAGAGCTGTCTTGGCCTTCTGTCggctgatgatcttggtcgCTACGAAGACAGGCGAGAAAAGAATCAATCCTGGCAATGTAcaaatgaagaggaggagtagTTTGATTGACCGGTAAATGAAAAGGAATGTGACCTTGACCATGTTCATCTTGGCATACTGAACTTGGTGGTCTTTCAGGTTGAGGTACCGCAATTGAGAGTTGTACTCTTTGACGGCGGCAGACAAGGACGTAATGCGCTCATCGTTCTTGTATCGCTCATATCCCATGCATAATCTGCGGTTAAGCTCGATCACTACAGGAAGTGGGAGTTTCTTGCCGGTCGGGTTGTAGAGTCGGCGAGCGGCCTGGATGACCATGAGTGTGTCGTAGTCTGGTGCAGAGACGGTGACAGAGTTCAGAGCCTGATAGACTGTATCAAGAACTTGGCCGATGGCTTCACGACGCTGGTTGTTGCAGTAGAGCTCAACGAGGTGACGAGGAATTTCAAACGGAGCACCGAACTCAACAACGGCACGCGAGCGGAACTTGTGGGCATGGAAGTAATTCATTCCCACAGGTACGATCTTAAGGCCGCAATCGGGATCTTGGGCCAGAGTTCCAAgggccatgatggcgacaccagccttgagagGTAGAAGTTCAGTGCGATCGTGGCTACCGCCCTCGGGGAAGATACCAACGCAACCGCCATTGCAGAGCCGAGAAAAGACTGCCTCGTAAACTTTGGTCTGGTCAATGTGAGGTGCCAACTTGAACTTGGTGCCCTGGTAACCTGGAGCAGGACCCTTTACGTCCTTGTTGGTGAAGTTCCCATCTTTATCAATATCGTCACGGCCTGTGAGTTGTTGCAGAGCGATCTTGCCCTTAAAAGGTCGCTTGACACGGATCTCTTCAGGACCGATAATCTGAGAAATATCGACGCTGGCGCCACTGGTGTTCTTAGTTGAGGGGAGGAAGAGCATGCCCTGAACCtcgccctctccctctccgaATTTTGTACCGACACCTCGAACAAGGGTTGGGTCGTTGATAGGATCGGGGAGGTAGATGGTGCCAGTAGCTGGCTTGGCAGCATCTTGAGCGCGACCGACGGGAACTGAACCAACTTGTCGCGAGCCCCATCCGATGAAGCCGTGAACTGATTTTTGGGCAATGAGAAGGGACGCTCGCCGCTTAGCTTCGTTACGGAGGGTACGTTGAAGGATAATCGCATCGACGAACTATTGCGAGTTATTAACTGGCCCTGTCTTGTGCAACATATCCCTGATGGGCTCTATCTTTAATCACGAGCTCCCCAGATTATACACAACTAACCTGATTGGCATGTGGCGCTGCGACGAACAGAACAGGTCCAGTCTGAGGAACACGCCAGGCACCTCGAGGCACAACTTCACGGAAGAACATATCGACGATGTTGCCAACGGTATACAGGAACATATCGTACTTCCAGTTCACCATAGGATAGAGCTCCTTCTGCGGGGTTGGGTTCGTCGAGGACTGCGGCGCTGCCGCGTCCTTTGTCCCAGCATGTTTAGACATTACGAGCTTGCGCTGAAGAGCCCAGCGTTATTGGAACAGGCGCGCGAAACGATATTTCGAAATCGAGCTGTGGATGGATGTTGGACAATAAAAATTTCGACAGAGCTAGACAAGCGAGTTGTGGTCGATGTGAGGGGCGGCGGGCCTCAGTTATGGAGCGAATGCAGGTTGGACGGTCAGGCGGAAATATGACGAGAGATAATATATACAAATGCTCGGAGGTGTTGGTTCTATAAAGAGGTCTGCATTCCTGGGGGGACAAGGGTGAAGTatatggaagaagatgcaggatggagatggaaatggaaatggagaAACAGCTGGGGCTGCTGGGGTCGGGAACAGAATGCACTGCACCTCAAGGAGGGGAAGGTACCGTACGTGATGGAGGGAGAGGTGTCTGCCCAGTAAGGAAAGGCTGGTTTTAAAGCTGACAAGCTCTGATCTTGATAGGATGAGTTAAAAATCACGGCACTTTACATTTCGCTTTGGCACGTCACAATTGGCTCCTTTTCTCgagtcttttctttgttactCTGTCCTTGTCGTCTACGAGCTTCCTTTTTAGTTGCAATGGCCCGCTTGCGAACCCTT
The window above is part of the Fusarium musae strain F31 chromosome 6, whole genome shotgun sequence genome. Proteins encoded here:
- a CDS encoding hypothetical protein (EggNog:ENOG41), coding for MTLSSSSTHDNPPPLTSPSTSITAAVPSWLPQHKPAKQRMALSLKNLMGSVLGGGSAKQDTKPSSSELFAKTDPKVDGEECLHDCENCSVRYPRGFKIEEDDVLYGLVEPWSTHLLVGTGKTDWVRDVADEKGSVMEAFSKAAEPANGKLKLSASNMPTPHDTDDYSEPTTLLLLPAFKLLNNVHPLSVPQIVTQVINRAPTSTSPLHPTPLPASLPSPDPAAGIPDVSLKDCPHNAVILMCSHRTRDVRCAQSAPILRKEFERQLRPLGLYRDLHDERPGGVGIYYISHVGGHKYSANVMIYRRPNAFGLDDPVPAQQNGTNGVEKNGNGTNGSAEESVGASQGIWLARVMPEDCENLIRYTVLRGKVVKPERQLRGGFDRGRGVMSW